A DNA window from Bradyrhizobium sp. CCBAU 53421 contains the following coding sequences:
- a CDS encoding ABC transporter substrate-binding protein, translating to MQVSRTTVLRWILAGMIGLSGGVWPAVTPLRAGDAPQPLTIQFTLDRPLDAAAAPFVMASVGGLFGAEGLAVGTNVATSSADAIARVADGSSDFALVDFNSLIRFRDKPGAVPVKAVFVLFNQAPYAIIARKSRGIKALTDIQGKNLGVAEGDLSIRLWPAVAKQNGIKLASVKQNTISAAVREPMLSAGQIDAVTGFSYLSAINLRDRGVPADDLAVLRFADYGCEAYGFAVIVSPRLAAAKPDAVKGFVRAVIGGTNLAVKDPARAASEVVSRMDGGSRDLELERLAAIIRDNILTGEVKRNGLGGIEPERFERSVDQLAEDFKFQKRPHPADIFDDQFLPPIDGRLVN from the coding sequence ATGCAGGTAAGTCGGACCACCGTTCTCCGCTGGATACTGGCCGGCATGATCGGCCTTTCGGGCGGCGTGTGGCCGGCCGTCACGCCGCTGCGCGCGGGCGATGCGCCGCAGCCGCTCACCATCCAGTTCACCCTCGACCGCCCGCTTGATGCCGCCGCAGCCCCGTTCGTGATGGCGTCGGTCGGCGGCCTGTTCGGCGCCGAGGGCCTTGCAGTCGGCACCAACGTCGCCACCAGTTCGGCAGACGCCATCGCGCGCGTCGCCGACGGCTCGAGCGATTTCGCCCTCGTCGACTTCAACTCGCTGATCCGCTTTCGCGACAAGCCTGGTGCTGTCCCGGTCAAGGCGGTGTTCGTGCTGTTCAATCAGGCGCCCTATGCGATCATCGCCCGCAAGAGCCGGGGCATCAAGGCGCTGACCGACATCCAGGGCAAGAACCTCGGCGTCGCGGAGGGCGATCTCTCGATCCGGCTGTGGCCCGCGGTCGCCAAACAGAACGGCATCAAGCTTGCGAGCGTGAAGCAGAACACGATCAGCGCCGCGGTGCGCGAGCCGATGCTGTCTGCCGGCCAGATCGATGCCGTGACCGGCTTCTCCTACCTCTCGGCGATCAATCTGCGCGATCGCGGCGTGCCCGCCGATGACCTCGCGGTGCTGCGCTTTGCCGACTATGGCTGCGAGGCCTATGGCTTTGCGGTGATCGTCAGCCCGCGCCTCGCCGCGGCGAAGCCGGACGCGGTGAAAGGCTTCGTGCGCGCGGTGATCGGCGGCACCAACCTCGCCGTCAAGGACCCGGCCCGCGCCGCGAGCGAGGTGGTGAGCCGGATGGATGGCGGTTCGCGCGATCTGGAGCTCGAGCGGCTGGCTGCCATCATCCGCGACAACATCCTGACCGGCGAGGTGAAGCGCAACGGCCTCGGCGGCATCGAGCCGGAACGCTTCGAGCGCTCGGTCGACCAGCTCGCCGAGGACTTCAAATTCCAGAAGCGGCCGCACCCAGCCGACATCTTCGACGACCAGTTCCTGCCGCCGATCGATGGCCGGCTGGTGAATTGA
- the rnhA gene encoding ribonuclease HI yields MRGVSDKPHVIVFTDGACSGNPGPGGWGAILRFGEVEKELKGGEAHTTNNRMELMAAISALEALKKPCVVDLTTDSKYVRQGITGWIHGWKRNGWRTADKKPVKNVELWQRLDAALKPHEVRWHWIKGHAGHAENERADELAREGVAMARLKG; encoded by the coding sequence ATGCGCGGCGTGAGCGACAAGCCGCATGTGATTGTCTTCACCGATGGTGCCTGCTCCGGAAACCCGGGACCGGGCGGCTGGGGCGCGATCCTCAGATTCGGCGAGGTCGAGAAGGAATTGAAGGGCGGCGAGGCCCACACCACCAACAACCGCATGGAGCTGATGGCGGCGATCTCGGCGCTGGAAGCCCTGAAGAAGCCCTGCGTGGTCGACCTCACCACCGACAGCAAGTACGTCCGCCAGGGCATCACCGGATGGATCCACGGCTGGAAGCGCAATGGCTGGCGCACCGCCGACAAGAAGCCGGTCAAGAACGTCGAGCTGTGGCAGCGCCTCGACGCCGCGCTGAAGCCGCACGAGGTGCGCTGGCACTGGATCAAGGGCCATGCCGGCCACGCCGAGAACGAGCGCGCCGACGAGCTGGCGCGCGAGGGCGTGGCGATGGCGCGGTTGAAGGGGTAG
- the hisE gene encoding phosphoribosyl-ATP diphosphatase, whose protein sequence is MGDSIERLYQAVIAARDLDPATSRTARLFQRGPAKMAKKLAEEAVEVVIDAISGKPDAVVRESADLLYNLTVLWASAGVKPEDVWREMERRERLFGIAEKLPKSPVKVPKSLPKTAPVPVVRRRIVALESRLRKRQP, encoded by the coding sequence ATGGGTGATTCGATCGAACGGCTTTACCAGGCGGTGATCGCGGCCAGGGATCTTGATCCGGCTACGTCGCGCACGGCACGGCTGTTCCAGCGCGGGCCGGCCAAGATGGCCAAGAAGCTCGCCGAGGAAGCGGTCGAGGTCGTGATCGACGCCATCAGCGGCAAGCCGGATGCGGTGGTCCGCGAGAGTGCGGACCTGCTCTACAATCTCACTGTTCTCTGGGCGTCGGCAGGCGTGAAGCCGGAGGATGTCTGGCGTGAGATGGAGCGGCGCGAGCGGCTGTTCGGGATCGCCGAGAAGCTGCCGAAGTCCCCGGTCAAGGTCCCCAAGTCGCTGCCCAAGACCGCGCCCGTTCCGGTGGTCCGGCGTCGAATTGTCGCGCTGGAGAGCCGGCTGCGCAAACGGCAGCCGTAA
- a CDS encoding nitronate monooxygenase family protein, protein MSMPALFKGRLSLPVIGAPLFIISVPDLVIAQCKAGVVGSFPALNARPPELLDEWLHRIKEELAAYDKAHPERPSAPFAVNQIVHKSNNRLDHDMALCEKHKVPMIISSLGAREELNQAVHGWGGIVFHDVINQKFARKAIEKGADGLILVAAGAGGHAGTLSPFPFVSETRQWFDGPIALSGTIANGRAIRAARIIGADFAYIGSAFIATQEANAVEGYKSMITNSSAEDIVYSNLFTGVHGNYLKPSIVAAGMDPENLPTSDPSKMSFGTDSSGERAKPKAWKEIWGSGQGVGSISKVVPAAELIGRFKKEYDEAVDPAL, encoded by the coding sequence ATGTCCATGCCTGCTCTGTTCAAGGGCCGCCTGTCTCTTCCCGTGATCGGGGCACCGCTGTTCATCATCTCGGTGCCTGATCTCGTCATCGCCCAGTGCAAGGCCGGTGTCGTCGGCTCGTTTCCGGCGCTGAATGCGCGGCCGCCGGAGCTGCTCGACGAATGGCTGCACCGGATCAAGGAAGAGCTCGCCGCCTACGACAAGGCGCATCCGGAGCGGCCGTCGGCGCCGTTCGCGGTGAACCAGATCGTGCACAAGTCGAACAACCGGCTCGATCACGACATGGCGCTTTGCGAGAAGCACAAGGTGCCGATGATCATCTCCTCGCTCGGCGCGCGCGAGGAGCTCAACCAGGCCGTCCACGGCTGGGGCGGCATCGTGTTCCACGACGTGATCAATCAGAAGTTCGCGCGCAAGGCGATCGAGAAGGGCGCCGACGGCCTGATCCTGGTCGCGGCCGGCGCCGGCGGTCATGCCGGCACGCTGTCGCCGTTCCCGTTCGTGTCGGAGACGCGGCAGTGGTTCGACGGGCCGATCGCGCTGTCGGGCACCATCGCCAATGGCCGCGCCATTCGCGCCGCGCGCATCATCGGCGCCGACTTCGCCTATATCGGCTCCGCCTTCATCGCGACCCAAGAGGCAAACGCGGTCGAGGGCTACAAGAGCATGATCACCAACTCGTCCGCCGAGGACATCGTCTACTCCAATCTGTTCACCGGCGTGCACGGCAACTACCTGAAGCCGTCGATCGTCGCCGCCGGCATGGATCCGGAAAACCTGCCGACCTCCGATCCCTCGAAGATGAGCTTCGGCACCGACTCATCCGGCGAGCGCGCGAAGCCGAAGGCCTGGAAGGAGATCTGGGGCTCCGGCCAGGGCGTCGGCAGCATCTCCAAGGTGGTGCCCGCAGCCGAGTTGATTGGCCGCTTCAAGAAGGAATACGACGAAGCGGTCGATCCGGCGCTTTGA
- a CDS encoding peroxiredoxin, with protein MTINVGDKLPEAKFRVMTAEGPQVKTTDDIFKGKKVALFAVPGAYTGTCHKMHLPSIFLNAYAMKNKGVDTIAIVSVNDAFVMNAWKRDTDQRDEAVFLADGNADFTKAIGMELDASGNGLGIRSHRYSMLVEDGVVKKLNKEPAPGKVEVSGGDTLLGQL; from the coding sequence ATGACGATTAATGTTGGCGACAAGCTGCCGGAAGCCAAGTTTCGCGTGATGACCGCCGAGGGTCCGCAGGTCAAAACCACCGACGACATTTTCAAGGGCAAGAAGGTCGCCCTGTTCGCGGTGCCCGGCGCCTACACCGGCACCTGCCACAAGATGCATCTGCCGAGCATCTTCCTCAACGCCTATGCCATGAAGAACAAGGGCGTCGACACCATTGCGATCGTCTCGGTCAACGACGCCTTCGTGATGAACGCCTGGAAGCGCGACACCGACCAGCGCGACGAAGCCGTCTTCCTCGCCGACGGCAACGCCGACTTCACCAAGGCGATCGGCATGGAGCTCGACGCCTCCGGCAACGGCCTCGGCATCCGCTCCCACCGCTACTCGATGCTAGTCGAGGACGGCGTCGTGAAGAAGCTCAACAAGGAGCCGGCTCCGGGCAAGGTCGAGGTCTCCGGCGGCGACACGCTGCTCGGGCAGCTCTGA
- a CDS encoding D-alanyl-D-alanine carboxypeptidase family protein: MHFPRPLRPSLKWILAVAMLAIATPQIAQAEALLVVEADTGKVLQADNATMPWYPASLSKLMTAYVTLKAVKDGRVSLDTLLTVSPNAASQSPSKMGFRPGTQVTVDNALKMMLVKSANDMAVVLAEGIGGSIDGFAGEMNQTASRLGMTQTSYVNPNGLPADGQITSARDMAILARAIIRDLPEYEYFVHIPSIRFGRRITQNFNKLIGRYPGADGFKTGFICASGYNLVASATRDGKRLIAVVLGASSGRMRAIRAAQLLDRGFANNGLAWLRPSLGTVDNLVPIDSTPPNLREEMCGAKHKRPASDEDGEDTVASAGASTNGDSGVSFFASGLQAAMPTKPADMLAQPAAASEPVVVYTGPTKTGAALIAAVDADTEKMQPVKRAKGKHTRVAGKKPDAADDAKGDAKNASKSDSKSDNKPAAKPVRHANAKPDAAAAKPAADKPAAAKPAGKPAAAAKPAAKPKAEKPKADAKPAG, encoded by the coding sequence GTGCATTTTCCTCGCCCGCTGCGCCCGTCGTTGAAATGGATTCTGGCCGTCGCGATGCTCGCCATCGCAACGCCGCAGATCGCACAGGCCGAAGCGCTGCTGGTCGTCGAGGCCGATACGGGCAAGGTGCTGCAGGCCGACAATGCGACGATGCCGTGGTATCCGGCTTCGCTCAGCAAGCTGATGACCGCCTATGTCACGCTGAAGGCGGTCAAGGACGGCCGCGTGTCGCTCGACACGCTGCTCACGGTGTCGCCGAACGCAGCGTCGCAGTCGCCCTCGAAGATGGGCTTCCGGCCCGGCACCCAGGTCACTGTCGACAACGCGCTGAAGATGATGCTGGTGAAGTCGGCCAACGACATGGCCGTGGTGCTGGCCGAGGGCATCGGCGGCTCGATCGACGGCTTTGCCGGCGAAATGAACCAGACCGCCTCGAGGCTCGGCATGACGCAAACGAGCTACGTCAACCCGAACGGCCTGCCCGCCGATGGCCAGATCACCTCGGCGCGCGACATGGCGATCCTCGCCCGCGCCATCATCCGCGACCTGCCGGAATACGAATATTTCGTCCACATCCCGTCGATCCGCTTCGGCCGCCGCATCACCCAGAACTTCAACAAGCTGATCGGCCGCTATCCTGGCGCCGACGGTTTCAAGACCGGCTTCATCTGCGCCTCCGGCTACAATCTCGTGGCGTCGGCGACGCGCGACGGCAAGCGGCTGATCGCGGTGGTGCTCGGCGCCTCCTCGGGCCGCATGCGCGCGATCCGCGCCGCGCAGCTCTTGGATCGGGGCTTTGCCAATAACGGGCTGGCGTGGCTGCGGCCCTCGCTCGGCACCGTCGACAATCTGGTGCCGATCGATTCCACCCCGCCGAACCTGCGCGAGGAGATGTGCGGCGCCAAGCACAAGCGGCCCGCCAGCGACGAGGACGGCGAAGACACCGTCGCCAGCGCCGGCGCGAGCACCAACGGCGACAGTGGCGTGAGCTTCTTCGCCTCGGGCCTGCAGGCCGCGATGCCGACCAAGCCGGCCGACATGCTGGCGCAGCCGGCGGCGGCATCCGAACCGGTCGTGGTTTATACGGGGCCGACCAAGACCGGCGCCGCGTTGATCGCCGCGGTCGATGCCGACACCGAGAAGATGCAGCCGGTCAAGCGCGCCAAGGGCAAGCACACCCGTGTCGCCGGCAAGAAGCCCGATGCGGCTGATGACGCGAAGGGTGACGCCAAGAACGCCTCCAAGTCGGATAGCAAGTCGGACAACAAGCCGGCCGCCAAGCCGGTGCGTCACGCCAACGCCAAGCCGGATGCCGCAGCTGCGAAGCCCGCCGCGGACAAGCCGGCCGCCGCGAAGCCTGCCGGCAAGCCGGCGGCGGCGGCAAAGCCCGCTGCGAAGCCCAAAGCCGAGAAGCCGAAGGCCGACGCCAAGCCGGCCGGCTAA
- a CDS encoding long-chain fatty acid--CoA ligase, translating to MERIWLKHYPAGVPADIDVTQYSSLVELLEESFKKFADRKAFICMDKAITYRELDEMSTALGAYLQGKGLQKGARVALMMPNVLQYPVATAAVLRAGYAVVNVNPLYTPRELEHQLKDSGAEAIIVLENFATTVQKVLANTAVKHVIVGSMGDLLGFKGVIVNLVVRRVKKMVPAWSIPGAVGFNEALSAGRGMKLNKPVLTRQDVAFLQYTGGTTGVSKGATLIHQNVLANVLQNDAWLQPALKKPPHVEQLFIVCALPLYHIFALTACYLLAVRAGGVNLLIPNPRDMAGFIKELSKYQVNSFPAVNTLYNGLLNTPGFDKLDFSKLKTSFGGGMATQKPVAEKWLKVTGCALSEGYGLSETSPTLTCNPADADEFSGSIGIPVPSTHLSIRDDDGNELPIGQAGEICAKGPQVMAGYWNRPDETARVMTADGYFRTGDIGVMDERGFTKIVDRKKDMILVSGFNVYPNEIEEVLASHPGVLECAVIGVPDAKSGEAVKAFVVKKDPNVTAEDIIKFSATQLTAYKVPKQIEFRTDLPKTNVGKILRRELRDEKKAAA from the coding sequence ATGGAGCGCATCTGGCTCAAGCATTATCCGGCCGGCGTGCCCGCCGATATCGACGTCACGCAATATTCGTCGCTGGTCGAATTGCTGGAAGAGAGCTTCAAGAAGTTCGCCGATCGCAAGGCGTTCATCTGCATGGACAAGGCGATCACCTATCGCGAGCTCGACGAGATGTCGACGGCGCTCGGCGCCTACCTGCAGGGCAAGGGCCTGCAGAAGGGCGCACGGGTCGCGCTGATGATGCCGAACGTGCTGCAATATCCGGTTGCGACCGCCGCCGTGCTGCGCGCAGGCTATGCCGTGGTCAACGTCAATCCGCTCTACACCCCGCGCGAGCTCGAGCACCAGCTCAAGGATTCCGGCGCGGAAGCCATCATCGTGCTGGAGAATTTCGCCACCACCGTGCAGAAGGTGCTCGCGAACACCGCGGTGAAGCACGTGATCGTCGGCAGCATGGGCGACCTGCTCGGCTTCAAGGGCGTGATCGTCAATCTGGTGGTGCGCCGGGTGAAGAAGATGGTGCCGGCCTGGTCGATCCCCGGCGCCGTCGGCTTCAATGAAGCGCTGTCCGCCGGACGCGGCATGAAGCTCAACAAGCCGGTGCTGACGCGTCAGGACGTCGCCTTCCTGCAATATACCGGCGGCACCACCGGCGTCTCCAAGGGCGCCACGCTGATCCACCAGAACGTGCTCGCCAACGTGCTGCAGAATGACGCCTGGCTGCAGCCGGCGCTGAAGAAGCCGCCGCATGTCGAGCAGCTCTTCATCGTCTGCGCGCTGCCGCTCTATCACATCTTCGCGCTGACCGCGTGCTATTTGCTCGCGGTGCGCGCCGGCGGCGTCAATCTGCTGATCCCGAACCCGCGCGACATGGCGGGCTTCATCAAGGAGCTGTCGAAGTACCAGGTCAACAGCTTCCCCGCGGTCAACACGCTCTACAACGGCCTCTTGAACACACCCGGCTTCGACAAGCTCGACTTCTCCAAGCTGAAGACCTCGTTCGGCGGCGGCATGGCAACGCAGAAGCCGGTCGCCGAGAAATGGCTGAAGGTCACCGGCTGTGCGCTGTCGGAAGGCTACGGCCTGTCGGAGACCTCGCCAACGCTGACCTGCAATCCCGCTGACGCCGACGAGTTCTCCGGTTCGATCGGCATTCCGGTGCCCTCGACCCATCTGTCGATCCGCGACGACGACGGCAACGAGCTGCCGATCGGTCAGGCCGGCGAGATCTGCGCCAAGGGTCCGCAGGTGATGGCGGGCTACTGGAACAGGCCGGACGAGACCGCGCGCGTGATGACCGCGGACGGCTATTTCCGCACCGGCGACATTGGCGTGATGGACGAGCGCGGCTTCACCAAGATCGTCGATCGCAAGAAGGACATGATCCTGGTCTCGGGCTTCAACGTCTATCCGAACGAGATCGAGGAAGTGCTCGCGAGCCATCCGGGCGTGCTCGAATGCGCCGTGATCGGCGTCCCCGATGCGAAGTCCGGCGAGGCGGTGAAGGCCTTTGTGGTCAAGAAGGACCCCAACGTCACGGCGGAGGACATCATCAAGTTCAGCGCCACCCAGCTCACCGCCTACAAGGTGCCGAAGCAGATCGAGTTCAGGACCGACCTGCCGAAGACGAATGTCGGCAAGATCCTGCGCCGCGAGCTGCGCGACGAGAAGAAGGCTGCGGCCTAG
- a CDS encoding DUF924 family protein translates to MTDARIATPADVIAFWREAGRDRWYTHDAAFDAEIRSRFLATWQKAAAGELSSWEASDEGALALTIVLDQFPRNLFRDDARTFSSDALARDVARRAIDRGVDARTDPVLREFLYLPFEHSEDLGDQQRCVTLFRQYDCHPDNLKYAEDHADIIRRFGRFPHRNRVLGRQTTAEEQAFLDAGGFSG, encoded by the coding sequence ATGACTGACGCTCGCATTGCGACGCCGGCCGACGTCATCGCGTTCTGGCGAGAAGCCGGCCGCGACCGCTGGTACACGCATGACGCCGCCTTCGATGCCGAAATCCGCAGCCGCTTCCTTGCCACCTGGCAGAAGGCGGCTGCCGGCGAATTGTCGTCATGGGAGGCGAGCGACGAGGGCGCGCTGGCGCTGACCATCGTGCTCGACCAGTTTCCGCGAAACCTGTTTCGAGACGACGCCAGGACCTTTTCGAGTGACGCGCTGGCGCGTGACGTGGCAAGGCGCGCCATCGACCGCGGCGTCGATGCGCGGACCGACCCGGTGCTGCGCGAATTCCTCTATTTGCCTTTCGAGCATTCGGAGGACCTCGGCGACCAGCAGCGCTGCGTGACGCTGTTCCGGCAATATGACTGCCATCCCGACAACTTGAAATATGCCGAGGACCACGCCGACATCATCCGCCGGTTCGGCCGCTTCCCGCACCGGAATCGGGTGCTGGGCCGGCAGACCACGGCCGAAGAGCAGGCCTTTCTCGACGCCGGCGGGTTTTCCGGCTGA
- a CDS encoding YqaA family protein, whose translation MLKRIYDWCVEAADKPYALWILAAVAFAESSFFPIPPDIMLLPMSLARPKRAWWFAAVCTVASVAGGVLGYAIGALLYDSLGQWLIHLYGLSDKVDAFRASYAEWGAVIILVKGLTPIPYKLVTITSGFAGYNIWLFILCSIVARGGRFFFVAVLLNRYGDFIRAELEKRLGLWVAIGAIVLVLGFVVAFKLI comes from the coding sequence ATGTTGAAACGGATTTACGACTGGTGCGTCGAGGCGGCCGACAAGCCCTACGCGCTATGGATTCTCGCGGCCGTCGCCTTCGCCGAGAGCTCCTTCTTCCCGATCCCTCCCGATATCATGCTGCTGCCGATGTCGCTGGCGCGGCCGAAGCGGGCCTGGTGGTTCGCGGCCGTGTGCACCGTCGCGTCGGTTGCCGGCGGCGTGCTCGGCTACGCGATCGGCGCGCTGCTCTACGACTCGCTCGGGCAGTGGCTGATCCATCTCTACGGCCTCTCCGACAAGGTCGACGCGTTCCGCGCTTCCTATGCCGAGTGGGGCGCGGTGATCATCCTGGTCAAGGGACTGACGCCGATCCCCTACAAGCTCGTGACGATCACGTCGGGGTTTGCCGGCTACAACATCTGGCTGTTTATTCTGTGCTCGATCGTCGCACGCGGCGGCCGCTTCTTCTTCGTCGCGGTGCTGCTCAACCGATACGGCGATTTCATTCGCGCCGAGCTCGAGAAGCGGCTCGGCCTGTGGGTCGCGATCGGCGCGATCGTGCTGGTGCTGGGCTTTGTTGTCGCATTCAAGCTGATCTGA
- a CDS encoding homoserine kinase yields the protein MAVYTDVAAEDLAEFLKSYDIGELLSYKGIAEGVENSNFLLHTSQGAYILTLYEKRVAEDDLPYFLSLMAHLAERGVSCPQPARNRKGEVTSRLAGRPAAIINFLEGVWPRRPNVTHCSGVGEALAKMHLAGADFPLVRRNPLSVSGWRPLFDLAAARADSVQPGLSDFIARELDHLEAAWPVDLPVGVIHADLFPDNVFFLGDKLSGLIDFPFACNDILAYDVAICLNAWCFEPDHSFNVTKARALLNAYGRERQLSAAEEAALPLLARGAALRFLLTRLVDFLNVPEGALVQPKDPLEYVRKLRFHQNVAAINDYGITPAGCAA from the coding sequence ATGGCGGTTTACACCGACGTTGCCGCCGAAGACCTCGCGGAATTCCTCAAGAGCTACGACATCGGCGAATTGCTCTCCTACAAGGGCATCGCCGAGGGTGTCGAGAATTCGAACTTTCTGCTGCACACCAGCCAGGGCGCCTACATCCTCACGCTCTATGAGAAGCGCGTGGCGGAAGACGATCTGCCGTATTTCCTGTCGCTGATGGCGCATCTCGCCGAGCGCGGGGTGTCGTGCCCGCAGCCTGCGCGCAACCGCAAGGGCGAGGTCACTAGCCGGCTTGCCGGCCGGCCGGCTGCAATCATCAACTTCCTCGAAGGGGTGTGGCCGCGGCGGCCGAACGTGACGCACTGCTCGGGCGTCGGCGAGGCGCTGGCCAAAATGCATCTCGCGGGTGCCGACTTTCCGCTGGTCCGCAGGAATCCGCTGTCGGTGTCCGGCTGGCGGCCGCTGTTCGATCTCGCCGCGGCGCGGGCCGACAGCGTGCAGCCGGGCCTCTCCGACTTCATCGCGCGTGAGCTCGACCATCTCGAAGCCGCGTGGCCGGTGGATCTGCCGGTCGGCGTGATCCATGCCGATCTGTTTCCCGACAACGTCTTCTTCCTCGGCGACAAGCTCTCGGGGTTGATCGACTTCCCGTTCGCCTGCAACGACATCCTGGCCTACGACGTTGCGATCTGCCTCAACGCCTGGTGCTTCGAGCCGGATCATTCCTTCAACGTCACCAAGGCCCGCGCGCTGCTCAATGCCTATGGCCGCGAGCGGCAATTGTCGGCGGCGGAGGAGGCCGCGCTGCCGCTGCTCGCGCGCGGCGCCGCGCTCCGTTTCCTGCTGACGCGGCTGGTCGATTTCCTCAACGTGCCCGAGGGCGCGCTGGTGCAGCCGAAGGACCCGCTGGAATACGTCCGCAAGCTGCGCTTCCACCAGAACGTCGCCGCCATCAACGACTACGGCATCACGCCGGCAGGATGCGCGGCGTGA
- a CDS encoding glucan ABC transporter ATP-binding protein/ permease: protein MSMLRLYTRVLELLGKEARLGWILAAANMLLAGAQFAEPVLFGKIVDVLSGRPVTGLFATNSAWPLLAAWAAFGLFTIGCSAIVALQADRLAHRQRQAVLTDYFEHILQLPLTFHSGTHSGRLMKVMLNGTDALWRLWLGFFREHFAAIMSLIVLLPLALYINWRLAILLFVLCVVFTVLTTLVVRKTYGMQSEVEAYYSDLSARASDALGNVALVQSFVRIDSEVQGLRYVADKLLAVQMPVLSWWALVTVITRASTTITVLAIFTVGIALHNEGLTTVGEIVMFVSFATMLIQKLEQVVSFINNVFMEAPRLQEFFDVLDAVPAVRDRPGAVDPGRLSGLVEFNDVSFSYDGKRPAIEDLSFTALPGQTIALVGSTGAGKSTAIALLHRAFDPQSGIIKIDGMDIRALKLTALRRNIGVVFQEALLFNRSLADNLRVGKPDATDEELRTAAARAQALDFIERSDKKFDTHAGERGRMLSGGERQRLSIARALLKDPPILILDEATSALDAVTEAKVNAALDEVMKGRTTFVIAHRLSTIRHATRILLFDQGRVIESGTFDELVAKGGRFAELARAQFMVQEQARASIEAP, encoded by the coding sequence ATGTCCATGCTTCGCCTCTATACCCGCGTCCTCGAACTGCTCGGCAAGGAGGCGCGGCTCGGCTGGATCCTGGCCGCTGCCAACATGCTGCTCGCCGGCGCGCAATTCGCCGAGCCGGTGCTGTTCGGCAAGATCGTCGACGTGCTGTCCGGGCGGCCGGTCACCGGGCTGTTCGCAACGAACTCGGCATGGCCGCTGCTCGCGGCCTGGGCGGCGTTCGGCCTGTTCACGATCGGCTGCAGCGCGATCGTCGCGTTGCAGGCCGACCGGCTGGCGCATCGCCAGCGCCAGGCGGTGCTGACCGATTATTTCGAGCACATCCTGCAGCTGCCGCTGACCTTCCACTCCGGCACCCATTCCGGGCGGCTGATGAAGGTGATGCTGAACGGCACCGATGCGCTGTGGCGGCTCTGGCTCGGCTTCTTCCGCGAGCATTTCGCCGCGATCATGTCGCTGATCGTGCTGCTGCCGCTCGCGCTCTACATCAACTGGCGGCTGGCGATCCTGCTGTTCGTGCTCTGCGTCGTGTTCACCGTGCTGACCACGCTGGTGGTGCGCAAGACCTACGGCATGCAGAGCGAGGTCGAGGCCTATTACAGCGACCTCTCGGCGCGCGCCTCCGACGCGCTCGGCAATGTCGCGCTGGTGCAGAGCTTCGTGCGGATCGATTCCGAGGTGCAGGGCCTGCGCTACGTCGCCGACAAACTGCTCGCGGTGCAGATGCCGGTGCTGTCATGGTGGGCGCTGGTCACCGTGATCACGCGCGCCTCGACCACGATCACGGTGCTCGCGATCTTCACCGTCGGCATCGCGCTCCACAATGAAGGCCTCACCACGGTCGGCGAGATCGTGATGTTCGTCTCGTTCGCCACCATGCTGATCCAGAAGCTCGAGCAGGTGGTGAGCTTCATCAACAATGTGTTCATGGAAGCGCCGCGGCTGCAGGAGTTCTTCGACGTGCTCGACGCGGTGCCGGCGGTGCGCGACCGGCCCGGCGCGGTCGATCCCGGCCGGCTGTCGGGGCTGGTCGAGTTCAACGACGTCTCGTTCTCCTATGACGGCAAGCGGCCGGCGATCGAGGACCTCAGCTTCACCGCACTGCCGGGCCAGACCATCGCGCTGGTCGGATCGACCGGCGCCGGCAAATCCACCGCGATCGCGCTGTTGCATCGCGCGTTCGATCCGCAATCCGGCATCATCAAGATCGACGGTATGGACATACGCGCGCTGAAGCTGACGGCGCTGCGGCGGAACATCGGCGTGGTGTTCCAGGAGGCGCTGCTGTTCAACCGCTCGCTCGCCGACAATCTGCGCGTCGGCAAGCCCGATGCAACCGACGAGGAGCTGCGTACCGCCGCGGCGCGCGCACAGGCGCTGGATTTCATCGAGCGCAGCGACAAGAAGTTCGACACCCATGCCGGCGAGCGCGGCCGCATGCTGTCCGGCGGCGAGCGTCAGCGGCTGTCGATCGCGCGTGCGCTGCTCAAGGATCCGCCGATCCTGATCCTCGACGAGGCAACCAGCGCACTCGACGCCGTCACCGAGGCCAAGGTCAATGCTGCTCTCGATGAAGTGATGAAGGGCCGAACCACCTTCGTGATCGCACACCGTCTCTCGACCATCCGCCACGCCACCCGCATCCTGCTGTTCGACCAGGGACGGGTGATCGAAAGCGGAACTTTCGATGAACTGGTGGCGAAAGGTGGGCGTTTTGCCGAACTCGCGCGGGCCCAGTTCATGGTCCAGGAACAGGCGCGCGCCAGCATCGAGGCACCATAA